One Halorhodospira halophila DNA segment encodes these proteins:
- a CDS encoding CsiV family protein: protein MSVSAQAAEADEWYEVEVIVFRQWEQGGRHAERWPTRADLPHYPLWQIPAGCGSDQASRRELGIEDDPASAEIETDDLDAQETRLHCLPAERRRLTAHWGALTRSDAYQPLYHLAWLQPGVGRDRAVAVPVPYHWTPPTEAEARNQELRDPQYQPPAFGLIRIYRERFLHAAVDLRLHWRAVGREIDEAEQIRAPLHRMQENRRMRSGELHYLDHPALGVLIIIHPADQPPDG from the coding sequence GTGTCCGTGTCGGCACAGGCGGCCGAGGCGGATGAATGGTACGAGGTGGAGGTCATCGTCTTCCGGCAGTGGGAACAGGGCGGGCGCCACGCCGAGCGCTGGCCAACCCGCGCCGACCTCCCCCATTACCCGCTCTGGCAGATTCCGGCCGGATGTGGAAGCGACCAGGCGAGCCGGCGGGAACTCGGCATCGAGGACGACCCGGCCTCGGCCGAAATCGAGACCGACGATCTGGACGCCCAAGAGACCCGCCTACACTGCCTGCCCGCCGAGCGGCGGCGGTTAACCGCCCACTGGGGAGCCCTGACCCGATCCGACGCCTACCAGCCGCTGTACCACCTCGCCTGGCTGCAGCCGGGCGTCGGGCGGGACCGGGCCGTAGCGGTCCCTGTGCCCTACCACTGGACGCCGCCCACCGAGGCCGAGGCCCGGAACCAGGAACTCCGCGACCCACAGTATCAGCCCCCGGCCTTCGGGCTGATCCGCATCTATCGGGAGCGCTTCCTCCACGCCGCAGTCGATCTGCGTCTGCACTGGCGAGCGGTCGGGCGGGAGATCGATGAGGCCGAGCAGATTCGGGCCCCGCTCCACCGTATGCAAGAAAACCGCCGCATGCGCAGCGGCGAGCTCCATTACCTGGACCATCCAGCTCTGGGCGTACTCATCATCATCCACCCAGCCGACCAACCGCCCGACGGCTGA
- the gpmA gene encoding 2,3-diphosphoglycerate-dependent phosphoglycerate mutase produces MPKLVLLRHGQSIWNLENRFTGWYDVDLSDQGIDEAREAGVALREAGITPQVAYTSVLKRAIRTLWLSLAELDRMWIPEIKDWRLNERHYGALTGLNKAETAEQYGDEQVHMWRRSYDTPPPALEPDDERHPRHDPRYADLDPQQLPGTESLKLTLERVLPCWEREIAPALRQYDCVLIAAHGNSLRALVKHLDGLADDAIMKLEIPTGRPLVYELDDNLGVQRSYYVQD; encoded by the coding sequence ATGCCGAAACTCGTCCTACTGCGTCACGGCCAGAGCATCTGGAATCTCGAGAACCGGTTCACGGGCTGGTACGACGTCGACCTGAGCGATCAGGGAATCGACGAAGCCCGGGAGGCAGGCGTCGCCCTACGCGAGGCGGGGATCACCCCGCAGGTCGCCTACACCTCGGTGCTTAAACGGGCCATTCGCACCCTTTGGTTGAGCCTCGCCGAACTCGACCGCATGTGGATCCCCGAGATCAAGGACTGGCGGCTGAATGAGCGCCACTACGGTGCACTCACCGGCCTGAACAAAGCGGAAACGGCCGAGCAGTACGGCGACGAGCAGGTCCACATGTGGCGGCGCAGCTACGACACCCCGCCCCCGGCCCTGGAGCCGGACGACGAACGCCACCCGCGCCACGATCCGCGCTACGCCGATCTGGATCCGCAGCAGCTGCCGGGTACGGAGTCGCTCAAGCTGACCCTGGAGCGCGTGCTCCCCTGCTGGGAGCGCGAGATCGCACCGGCGCTGCGCCAGTACGACTGCGTGCTCATCGCCGCCCACGGCAACAGCCTGCGTGCGCTGGTCAAGCACCTCGACGGGCTGGCTGATGACGCGATCATGAAGCTCGAGATTCCCACCGGACGGCCGCTGGTCTACGAGCTAGACGACAACCTGGGCGTGCAGCGCAGCTACTACGTCCAGGATTGA
- a CDS encoding S-methyl-5'-thioinosine phosphorylase — protein MSVGIIGGTGLTSLEGLEITRREVVRTPFGEPSAPLIHGTFRGHDVTFLARHGHSHNIPPHQVNYRANIWALRHVGVDRVIAVAAVGGLGEEYAPRRVAIPDQIIDYTHSRIATFYHQDLDHVTHIDFTYPYDGTVREWLLGAAREAGVDAIDGGTYGATQGPRLETAAEIRRMRRDGCDLVGMTGMPEAALAREAELRYAHCAVVANWAAGMGDGAELSMDEIRDHLLHGMEAVRRIIAALS, from the coding sequence ATGAGTGTTGGCATTATCGGCGGGACCGGGCTGACCTCCCTCGAGGGGCTGGAAATCACCCGTCGCGAGGTGGTCCGGACTCCGTTCGGCGAGCCATCGGCGCCATTGATCCACGGCACATTCCGTGGCCACGATGTCACCTTCTTGGCGCGCCACGGCCACAGCCACAATATCCCGCCGCACCAGGTCAACTATCGCGCCAACATCTGGGCCCTGCGTCACGTCGGCGTCGACCGGGTGATCGCCGTCGCGGCGGTCGGTGGCCTGGGGGAGGAGTACGCGCCGCGCCGGGTCGCGATCCCGGATCAGATCATCGACTACACGCACTCGCGTATCGCCACCTTTTACCACCAGGATCTGGATCACGTTACCCACATCGATTTCACCTATCCCTACGACGGCACTGTGCGGGAGTGGCTGCTCGGCGCCGCGCGCGAGGCCGGCGTCGATGCGATCGATGGCGGCACCTACGGCGCCACCCAGGGGCCGCGCCTGGAGACGGCTGCGGAGATCCGCCGCATGCGCCGGGACGGCTGCGATCTGGTGGGGATGACCGGCATGCCGGAGGCGGCGTTGGCGCGCGAGGCCGAGTTGCGCTACGCCCACTGCGCCGTGGTGGCCAATTGGGCCGCCGGCATGGGCGACGGGGCGGAGCTGTCCATGGACGAGATCCGCGATCACCTCCTCCACGGCATGGAGGCGGTGCGCAGGATCATCGCGGCGCTGAGCTAG
- a CDS encoding 4a-hydroxytetrahydrobiopterin dehydratase, with the protein MSLTEKTCVPCQGGVAPMDREQAEGMLAQVPEWSLDADARMIYRRFKFRNFIDALAFVNRVTEVAEAEDHHPDILLGYGYAEVQIQTHKIEGLHENDFILAAKVDALGA; encoded by the coding sequence ATGAGTCTGACCGAGAAGACGTGCGTGCCGTGCCAGGGCGGCGTGGCCCCCATGGACCGGGAGCAGGCGGAGGGCATGCTGGCGCAGGTCCCCGAGTGGTCCCTGGATGCCGATGCCCGGATGATCTACCGGCGTTTCAAGTTCCGCAACTTCATTGATGCTCTGGCCTTCGTCAATCGGGTCACGGAAGTGGCCGAGGCGGAGGATCACCACCCGGACATCCTCCTCGGCTACGGCTACGCCGAGGTGCAGATCCAGACGCACAAGATCGAGGGGTTGCACGAGAACGACTTCATCCTCGCCGCCAAGGTCGATGCCCTGGGCGCCTAG
- a CDS encoding L,D-transpeptidase: MGRAVSCALPQRWLGVDLPAQRLTLHEGEAALRVFPVATAARGPGERHGGGGTPRGWHSVRARIGADQPCRAVFVARRPTGEVWTPALHREHPQRDWILSRILWLSGLERGVNRLGAVDTMKRFIYIHGCPDSEPVGVPCSHGCIRMRNADVIELFDAVDAGTPVWIGSRWPSRPMPTRGG, from the coding sequence ATGGGCCGCGCGGTGAGCTGTGCCCTGCCGCAACGCTGGCTGGGTGTTGATCTGCCGGCGCAGCGGTTGACCCTCCACGAGGGGGAGGCCGCGCTGCGCGTGTTCCCGGTGGCCACGGCTGCCCGCGGTCCCGGGGAGCGCCATGGCGGTGGCGGGACCCCGCGCGGCTGGCACTCCGTGCGGGCCCGCATCGGCGCCGATCAGCCCTGCCGGGCGGTGTTCGTGGCCCGGCGCCCGACCGGCGAGGTGTGGACACCGGCCCTGCACCGAGAGCACCCGCAGCGTGACTGGATCCTGAGTCGTATCCTGTGGCTATCCGGCCTGGAGCGCGGGGTGAATCGCCTCGGTGCGGTGGATACCATGAAGCGGTTCATCTACATCCACGGGTGCCCGGACAGCGAGCCTGTCGGTGTGCCGTGCTCCCACGGATGCATCCGCATGCGCAACGCGGACGTGATCGAGCTGTTCGACGCGGTGGATGCGGGCACCCCGGTCTGGATCGGTTCGCGCTGGCCGAGCCGGCCGATGCCGACCCGGGGCGGCTGA
- the mfd gene encoding transcription-repair coupling factor, translating into MLLGDLPLPRRPAERRDWSGLLGAAQPLAIAEAARQHDGPVIAVTGTPQQAAALQEALGFFLGDDASVLGFPDWETLPYDVFSPHQDIISERLLGLYRLPGMDRGVLVVPVATLMHRLPPRGWLEGRSLMLRPGDQLEIESMRRRLEAAGYRCVPEVGEHGEFAVRGALLDLFPMGGETPYRIDLFDDEVESLRRFDPETQRTTEKVDAIELLPGREFPTDEDGVTRFRQAFRAEFEGDPGRSFLYRAVSEGRIPGGIEYYLPLFFEETATLFDYLPEGTLSVRLEGVDEAADSFWRQVQDRYEQRTGDMDRPPLPPRRVFLDGDELRAGLNRCPQVALHTEPGRGAEAEVSALPELAARPQAERPLERLEDFHAGHNGRVLFTAESAGRRQGLQERLTRAGIEAEPVRGWREFLDGDATAAITVAPLESGARIDGMAIIPESALYGERARQSRRRRSSASTDPAAVIRDLSDLHEGAPVVHEDHGVGRYVGLQSLTVGDVTTEFLTLEYAGGDKLYVPVSALDRISRYTGADADEAPQHRLGSDQWDKARRRAAKRARDVAAELLDLYARRQARAGDACLFDDEAYEAFAAAFPFEETPDQQAAIQAVLQDLRSDQPMDRVVCGDVGFGKTEVAMRAAFAGVQAGRQVAMLVPTTLLAQQHYQNFADRFADWPVRIESLSRFTGKKGNEQALDRIANGQADIVIGTHKLLGSEIQFKNLGLVIIDEEQRFGVRQKERLKRLRAEVDVLTLTATPIPRTLNMSLAGIRDLSIIATPPERRLAVKTFVHEWNDGLIREACQRELQRGGQAYFLYNDVKTIDRTANHLRELMPEARIGVAHGQMRERELEQVMLDFYHQRFDILVCTTIIESGIDIPTANTIIIHRADRFGLAQLHQLRGRVGRSHHRAYAYLLAPPPSAMTADALKRLEAISQLEDLGVGFALASHDLEIRGAGELLGDEQSGQIQEVGFTLYSQLLERAVKDLKAGRDPAPEAELESGVEVDLRLSALLPADYLPDVHTRLVQYKRISSARSDADLEELQVEMIDRFGLLPDAARNLFRTAALKLRAEALGIRKIEAGPSGGTIQFGPQPQIDPARLVQMVQQEPDKYRLDGQQRLHVRADLSDEQTRFEVIERLLERLHASEEVAG; encoded by the coding sequence GTGTTGCTCGGCGATCTGCCCCTACCCCGACGCCCCGCCGAGCGGCGGGACTGGTCCGGGCTGCTCGGCGCGGCCCAGCCGCTAGCCATCGCGGAAGCCGCCCGGCAGCATGACGGACCAGTCATCGCAGTTACCGGAACGCCGCAGCAGGCCGCCGCCCTGCAAGAGGCGCTCGGTTTTTTCCTGGGAGACGACGCGTCCGTGCTCGGCTTTCCGGACTGGGAAACCCTGCCCTACGACGTCTTCTCCCCGCATCAGGACATCATCTCGGAGCGTCTGCTCGGGCTCTACCGCCTGCCGGGGATGGACCGCGGCGTTCTGGTGGTTCCGGTGGCAACCCTCATGCATCGCCTGCCGCCGCGCGGCTGGCTCGAGGGTCGATCGCTGATGCTGCGTCCCGGCGACCAGCTGGAGATCGAATCCATGCGCCGACGTCTGGAGGCCGCCGGCTACCGATGCGTCCCCGAGGTCGGCGAACACGGTGAATTCGCGGTCCGGGGCGCCCTACTCGATCTCTTCCCGATGGGAGGCGAAACGCCCTATCGCATCGACCTGTTCGACGACGAGGTCGAGAGCCTGCGCCGCTTCGATCCCGAGACCCAGCGCACCACCGAGAAGGTCGACGCCATCGAGCTACTGCCGGGCCGGGAGTTCCCCACCGACGAGGACGGGGTCACCCGCTTCAGACAGGCATTCCGGGCCGAGTTCGAGGGCGATCCGGGGCGCAGCTTCCTCTATCGCGCCGTCAGCGAGGGCCGCATCCCCGGGGGGATCGAGTACTACCTGCCGCTCTTCTTCGAGGAGACGGCCACGCTGTTCGACTACCTGCCGGAAGGGACCCTGTCTGTGCGTCTGGAGGGGGTCGACGAAGCGGCGGACAGCTTCTGGCGGCAGGTTCAGGACCGTTACGAGCAGCGCACTGGCGATATGGACCGTCCCCCACTGCCGCCCCGTCGAGTCTTCCTCGACGGGGACGAGCTACGCGCCGGCCTCAACCGCTGCCCCCAGGTGGCGCTGCACACCGAACCCGGGCGCGGCGCCGAGGCCGAAGTCAGCGCCCTGCCCGAGCTGGCCGCCCGGCCCCAGGCGGAAAGACCACTGGAACGGCTCGAGGACTTCCACGCCGGACACAACGGACGGGTCCTGTTCACTGCCGAGAGCGCCGGACGCCGCCAGGGGCTGCAGGAACGGCTGACCCGAGCCGGCATCGAGGCTGAGCCGGTGCGTGGCTGGCGCGAATTCCTCGACGGCGACGCGACGGCGGCGATCACCGTCGCCCCGCTGGAGAGCGGCGCGCGCATTGACGGGATGGCTATCATTCCGGAGAGCGCGCTCTACGGCGAGCGCGCCCGGCAAAGCCGGCGCCGGCGCTCCAGTGCCTCCACCGACCCCGCGGCGGTGATCCGCGACCTCTCCGACCTGCACGAGGGCGCCCCGGTGGTCCACGAGGACCACGGGGTCGGCCGCTATGTCGGCCTGCAGAGCCTCACCGTCGGGGACGTTACCACCGAATTCCTCACCCTCGAGTACGCGGGCGGCGACAAGCTCTACGTCCCGGTTTCCGCGCTGGATCGGATCTCGCGCTACACCGGGGCCGACGCCGATGAGGCCCCGCAGCACCGCCTGGGCAGCGATCAGTGGGATAAGGCGCGGCGCCGGGCGGCCAAGCGCGCCCGCGACGTGGCCGCCGAGTTGCTCGACCTCTACGCGCGGCGTCAGGCCCGGGCCGGCGATGCCTGTCTGTTCGACGACGAGGCCTATGAGGCCTTCGCCGCCGCCTTCCCCTTCGAAGAGACACCGGACCAACAAGCGGCCATCCAGGCGGTCCTTCAGGATCTGCGCTCGGATCAGCCCATGGACCGGGTGGTCTGCGGCGATGTCGGCTTCGGCAAGACCGAGGTGGCCATGCGGGCCGCCTTCGCCGGTGTGCAGGCCGGGCGCCAGGTGGCCATGCTGGTGCCGACGACCCTGCTGGCGCAGCAGCACTACCAGAACTTCGCCGACCGCTTCGCCGACTGGCCCGTGCGCATCGAGTCGCTGTCGCGCTTCACGGGCAAGAAGGGCAACGAGCAGGCCCTGGATCGGATCGCCAACGGACAAGCCGACATCGTCATCGGCACCCACAAGCTGCTCGGCAGCGAGATCCAGTTCAAGAACCTGGGGCTGGTGATCATCGACGAGGAGCAGCGCTTCGGCGTCCGGCAGAAGGAACGGCTCAAGCGCCTCCGCGCCGAGGTCGATGTCCTGACCCTGACCGCCACGCCCATCCCGCGCACCCTAAACATGTCCCTGGCGGGTATCCGGGACCTGTCGATCATCGCCACGCCGCCGGAGCGACGCCTGGCGGTGAAGACCTTTGTCCACGAATGGAACGACGGCCTCATCCGCGAGGCCTGCCAGCGGGAACTCCAGCGGGGCGGGCAGGCCTATTTCCTCTACAACGACGTCAAGACGATCGATCGCACCGCCAACCATCTGCGTGAGCTGATGCCGGAAGCGCGGATCGGTGTTGCCCACGGCCAGATGCGCGAGCGGGAACTCGAGCAGGTGATGCTCGACTTCTACCACCAACGCTTCGATATCCTGGTGTGTACCACGATCATCGAATCGGGGATCGATATCCCCACCGCCAATACGATCATTATCCATCGGGCCGATCGTTTTGGGCTCGCCCAGTTGCACCAGCTTCGCGGCCGCGTCGGGCGCTCCCACCACCGGGCCTACGCCTATCTGCTCGCGCCGCCGCCGAGCGCGATGACCGCCGACGCGCTCAAGCGTCTGGAGGCTATCTCTCAGCTCGAGGACCTCGGCGTCGGTTTCGCGCTTGCCTCCCACGACTTGGAGATCCGCGGCGCCGGTGAGCTGCTCGGCGATGAGCAGAGCGGACAGATCCAGGAGGTCGGGTTCACGCTGTACAGTCAGCTCCTCGAGCGGGCGGTCAAGGATCTCAAGGCCGGACGCGATCCGGCACCGGAGGCCGAGCTGGAGAGCGGTGTGGAGGTGGACCTGCGCCTTTCCGCCCTGCTCCCGGCCGACTACCTGCCGGATGTCCACACCCGCCTGGTGCAGTACAAGCGGATCAGCAGCGCCCGCAGCGACGCCGACCTCGAAGAGCTCCAGGTGGAGATGATCGACCGCTTCGGCCTGCTGCCCGATGCAGCACGCAACCTCTTCCGGACGGCCGCCCTCAAGCTTCGGGCCGAGGCGCTGGGCATTCGCAAGATCGAGGCCGGCCCCTCCGGCGGGACCATCCAGTTCGGCCCACAGCCCCAAATCGATCCGGCTCGCCTGGTTCAGATGGTTCAGCAGGAGCCCGACAAGTACCGCCTGGACGGGCAGCAGCGTCTCCACGTCCGTGCCGATCTCAGCGATGAGCAGACCCGCTTCGAAGTGATCGAGCGACTTCTGGAGAGGCTTCACGCCAGCGAGGAGGTGGCAGGATGA
- the nagZ gene encoding beta-N-acetylhexosaminidase, giving the protein MLGPLMIGIEGVELPAQSRELLRHPAVGGVVLFARNFQNVQQLHDLTRDIHAVREPPLLIAVDQEGGRVQRFREGFTPLPPASWLGRLNDLDPHQARLTAQRTAWVMAAELRACGVDLSFAPVLDLDGGISPVIGARALHGDPATVARLGHAWMRGMRQAGMAAVGKHFPGHGSVEADSHVALPCDGRPLAEIARRDLVPFQRLAAAGLPGIMAAHVVYPEVDDRPAGFSRRWIGDILRRRVGFLGAVFSDDLGMRGAETAGTMLERVDACLGAGCDAALVCDPPQAEALLGEVAADRWLEPASGLRMVRMHGRPAPAWSELQEDAAYQAAVRELTEGIPGFEAPG; this is encoded by the coding sequence ATGCTGGGCCCGTTGATGATCGGTATCGAGGGGGTGGAACTCCCCGCGCAGTCGCGGGAACTCCTGCGCCACCCGGCCGTCGGTGGCGTCGTCCTCTTTGCCCGCAACTTTCAGAATGTGCAGCAACTGCATGATCTCACGCGGGACATCCACGCCGTGCGCGAGCCGCCGCTGTTGATCGCGGTGGATCAGGAGGGTGGGCGCGTGCAGCGATTCCGCGAGGGGTTCACGCCGCTTCCCCCCGCTTCTTGGCTGGGTCGCCTGAACGATCTCGACCCGCATCAGGCTCGGCTGACCGCACAGAGGACCGCGTGGGTCATGGCTGCGGAGCTCCGCGCCTGCGGAGTGGATCTGAGCTTCGCCCCGGTGCTGGATCTCGATGGCGGGATCAGCCCCGTCATTGGCGCGCGCGCCCTGCACGGGGATCCGGCCACGGTGGCGCGGTTGGGGCATGCCTGGATGCGCGGTATGCGCCAGGCGGGTATGGCGGCGGTAGGCAAGCACTTCCCGGGGCACGGCTCGGTTGAGGCTGACAGTCACGTTGCGCTGCCGTGCGATGGGCGGCCATTGGCAGAGATCGCGCGCCGGGATCTGGTACCCTTTCAGCGCCTGGCCGCCGCCGGGCTGCCGGGGATCATGGCGGCGCACGTGGTCTACCCCGAGGTGGACGACCGGCCCGCCGGGTTCTCCCGGCGCTGGATCGGTGACATCCTGCGTCGTCGCGTGGGCTTCCTCGGGGCCGTTTTCAGTGACGACCTCGGTATGCGCGGGGCGGAGACGGCCGGCACCATGCTGGAACGGGTGGATGCGTGCCTCGGGGCCGGCTGCGATGCAGCGCTGGTCTGCGATCCGCCGCAGGCCGAGGCGCTGCTCGGCGAGGTCGCGGCAGACCGCTGGCTGGAACCTGCATCCGGACTGCGTATGGTGCGTATGCATGGTCGGCCGGCCCCGGCATGGTCCGAACTCCAGGAGGATGCCGCCTATCAGGCAGCGGTCCGCGAGCTGACTGAGGGGATCCCGGGCTTCGAGGCGCCGGGGTGA
- a CDS encoding CYTH domain-containing protein, which yields MAQEIERKFLLSGDDWREHADTGQRMRQGYLVGAQRASIRVRVAGEQAWLNIKSATLGVERREYEYPIPLRDAEEMLAELCERPQIEKVRYEVPWAGHTWEVDVFEGDNAGLVVAEIELGDADEDFECPPWVGEEVSDDPRYYNVCLIQNPYSQWAAR from the coding sequence GTGGCGCAAGAAATCGAGCGCAAGTTTCTGCTCAGCGGCGATGATTGGCGTGAGCATGCCGATACCGGACAGCGCATGCGCCAGGGGTATTTGGTGGGGGCGCAGCGCGCCTCGATCCGTGTGCGCGTCGCCGGAGAGCAGGCGTGGCTGAACATCAAGAGCGCCACCCTGGGAGTGGAACGCCGTGAGTACGAGTATCCGATCCCGCTGCGGGATGCCGAGGAGATGCTCGCGGAGCTCTGCGAGCGGCCGCAGATCGAGAAGGTGCGCTACGAGGTGCCGTGGGCGGGGCATACGTGGGAGGTTGATGTCTTCGAGGGCGACAACGCGGGACTGGTGGTTGCCGAAATCGAGCTCGGCGATGCCGATGAGGACTTCGAGTGCCCCCCCTGGGTCGGCGAGGAGGTCTCCGATGACCCGCGCTACTACAACGTCTGCCTCATCCAGAACCCCTACTCGCAATGGGCCGCGCGGTGA
- a CDS encoding hypoxanthine-guanine phosphoribosyltransferase: protein MPWDDAPDLRGAELIHDRRAIERALDRMAAEITEDLGGRNPLILGVMIGGLIPAGRLLPRLEFPLEVDYVHATRYRNELSGEDLVWHALPTTPMEGRDLLIVDDILDEGHTLAGIIEAFRNGGARSVRTAVLVDKRHDRKFEGLCADYVGLEVEDRYVFGAGMDCRGLGRNADGIYAIDARTEQAARSQQEPDTEER from the coding sequence ATGCCTTGGGACGATGCCCCGGATCTGCGCGGGGCCGAACTGATCCATGACCGGCGGGCCATCGAGCGGGCCCTGGACCGCATGGCCGCGGAGATCACCGAGGATCTCGGCGGGCGCAACCCGCTGATCCTGGGCGTCATGATCGGCGGGCTGATCCCGGCAGGGCGGCTGCTGCCGCGCCTGGAGTTCCCGCTCGAGGTCGACTATGTCCACGCCACCCGGTACCGCAACGAACTCAGCGGCGAGGATCTGGTGTGGCATGCGCTACCCACGACGCCGATGGAGGGGCGAGACCTGCTGATCGTCGATGACATCCTGGATGAGGGCCATACGCTGGCCGGGATCATCGAGGCCTTCCGCAACGGCGGGGCGCGCTCGGTGCGAACCGCCGTGTTGGTCGATAAGCGCCACGATCGCAAGTTCGAGGGGCTGTGCGCCGACTACGTCGGGCTCGAAGTGGAGGACCGCTACGTCTTCGGCGCCGGGATGGACTGCCGGGGGCTGGGGCGCAACGCCGATGGCATCTACGCCATCGATGCCCGCACCGAGCAGGCCGCAAGGTCGCAACAGGAACCGGATACGGAGGAGCGTTGA
- a CDS encoding glycerate kinase type-2 family protein, translating to MGAERQDPRVWLERWFQAALAAVDPARCLPPMLPEPGAGRTVVVGAGKAAASMAAAVETNWTGPLSGTVIVPYGHAMATGSIVVREAGHPVPDEAGVEATQELLGQLDGLGSDDLVLVLLSGGGSALLTAPAPPLTLAGKQATTRALLRSGAPIDAINTVRRHLSAVKGGRLAARAHPARVVTLLISDVPGDDPATIASGPTSPDTSTPEDARRILDRYQVPCDPSVTAALEQAQPPPRPDDARLRRVSCHVVAGAQAALQAAAQAARADGVTPLVLGDTIEGEAREVARVLIGMGRSCRRWGAPVPPPCVLLSGGETSVTVRGSGRGGRNTELALAAALAADGIPGFHLLCADTDGIDGSEDNAGALVDPATLERACAQGLDAWAHLAKNDSYGFFEAVGGLLHTGPTLTNVNDFRALLVP from the coding sequence ATGGGAGCGGAGCGCCAGGACCCTCGGGTGTGGCTTGAGCGTTGGTTCCAGGCGGCTTTGGCGGCGGTGGATCCGGCCCGTTGTCTGCCCCCCATGCTCCCGGAGCCCGGGGCGGGCAGGACGGTGGTTGTGGGCGCTGGCAAGGCGGCTGCCTCGATGGCAGCAGCCGTCGAAACGAACTGGACTGGCCCGCTGAGCGGCACCGTGATCGTGCCGTACGGACACGCCATGGCTACCGGCAGCATTGTGGTGCGCGAGGCCGGCCATCCGGTGCCGGACGAGGCGGGTGTTGAAGCGACGCAGGAGCTGCTCGGCCAGCTCGACGGCCTGGGGTCGGACGACTTGGTCCTGGTGCTGCTCTCCGGGGGTGGGTCGGCGCTGCTGACCGCCCCTGCACCGCCGCTGACCTTGGCTGGGAAGCAGGCGACCACCCGGGCCCTGCTGCGCAGCGGTGCACCGATCGATGCCATCAACACCGTCCGCCGTCACCTGTCGGCAGTGAAGGGCGGGCGCCTGGCTGCGCGCGCCCACCCGGCGCGGGTCGTCACCCTGCTGATCTCCGACGTGCCGGGAGACGATCCGGCGACCATCGCCTCCGGCCCCACCAGCCCGGATACTTCGACACCGGAGGATGCGCGCCGAATCCTGGATCGTTATCAAGTGCCCTGCGACCCCTCGGTCACCGCAGCGCTGGAGCAGGCGCAGCCACCCCCGCGGCCCGATGATGCGCGTCTGCGGCGCGTGTCATGCCATGTGGTCGCCGGGGCTCAGGCAGCCCTGCAGGCCGCGGCGCAGGCGGCCCGGGCGGATGGTGTGACCCCGCTGGTACTGGGCGACACCATCGAGGGCGAGGCCCGCGAGGTGGCGCGCGTACTGATTGGCATGGGTCGCTCCTGCCGGCGTTGGGGCGCGCCGGTGCCGCCGCCCTGTGTGCTGCTCTCCGGTGGCGAGACCTCGGTGACCGTGCGCGGTTCGGGCCGGGGGGGGCGCAACACCGAGCTGGCCCTGGCGGCGGCCCTGGCTGCCGACGGGATCCCGGGCTTCCACCTGCTCTGCGCCGATACCGACGGCATCGACGGCAGTGAAGACAACGCCGGCGCGCTGGTCGATCCGGCCACCCTGGAACGCGCCTGTGCCCAAGGGCTGGACGCCTGGGCGCACCTGGCGAAGAACGACAGCTACGGCTTCTTTGAGGCCGTCGGGGGGCTGCTGCACACCGGGCCGACGCTGACCAACGTCAACGACTTCCGCGCGCTCCTGGTCCCGTAG
- the moaC gene encoding cyclic pyranopterin monophosphate synthase MoaC, with translation MGDGSGHKDRAASPLPHLTGSGEAHIVDIGDKAATRRVAVAEGWIALSESAFSALEAGNLKKGDALATARIAGLMAAKRTAELVPLCHPVALSHAEVTLTLQAESHRVHCRTRVETTSATGVEMEALTAVQTALLTVYDMCKGLDRGMEIGGVRLVHKRGGRSGHWGDDPD, from the coding sequence ATGGGCGACGGGTCTGGCCACAAGGATCGAGCCGCCTCACCGCTGCCCCACCTGACAGGTAGCGGCGAGGCGCACATCGTCGATATCGGCGATAAGGCGGCCACGCGACGGGTGGCCGTCGCCGAGGGCTGGATCGCCCTGTCGGAATCGGCCTTCTCGGCCCTGGAGGCCGGCAACCTGAAAAAGGGCGACGCCTTGGCCACGGCCCGCATCGCCGGGCTGATGGCCGCCAAGCGCACGGCAGAACTCGTCCCCCTGTGCCACCCCGTGGCGTTGAGTCACGCCGAGGTTACGCTGACCCTGCAGGCGGAAAGCCACCGGGTCCATTGCCGCACCCGGGTTGAAACCACCAGCGCCACCGGGGTGGAGATGGAGGCGCTCACCGCGGTGCAGACAGCCCTGCTGACCGTCTACGACATGTGCAAGGGGCTCGACCGCGGCATGGAAATTGGCGGCGTCCGTCTCGTGCACAAGCGAGGCGGACGCTCCGGGCACTGGGGCGACGATCCGGACTAG